In Chitinophagales bacterium, a single genomic region encodes these proteins:
- a CDS encoding HipA N-terminal domain-containing protein, with protein sequence MRQGIIKYNNIKAGILTEQDNGEYCFEYDKDYIKNYPNQFITFNMPIRISPYFSKRLFPFFDGLIPEGWLLNIASESWKINKNDRMGLLLACCQNAIGAVSVHTVNSNKDV encoded by the coding sequence ATGAGGCAAGGAATTATTAAATATAACAATATAAAAGCAGGAATATTAACAGAACAAGATAATGGAGAATATTGCTTTGAATATGATAAGGATTACATTAAAAACTATCCAAATCAATTTATTACCTTTAATATGCCCATTAGAATAAGCCCTTACTTTAGTAAAAGACTTTTCCCTTTTTTTGATGGATTAATTCCCGAAGGTTGGCTGTTAAATATCGCTTCGGAAAGTTGGAAAATTAACAAAAATGACCGTATGGGACTTTTGCTCGCTTGCTGTCAAAACGCTATTGGGGCAGTAAGTGTGCACACTGTAAATTCTAATAAAGATGTCTAA
- a CDS encoding helix-turn-helix transcriptional regulator, with translation MTEISDFVKRRRKQLNLTQEEFAEKSGVALTVIRKIEQGKDNLSLSKVNRVLHMFGHILGPIKIHDEARNY, from the coding sequence ATGACTGAAATTTCAGACTTTGTAAAAAGAAGAAGAAAGCAATTGAACCTAACACAAGAAGAATTTGCAGAGAAATCGGGTGTAGCACTGACTGTTATTAGAAAGATAGAGCAAGGGAAAGATAACCTTAGTTTGTCAAAGGTTAATCGGGTTTTACACATGTTTGGTCATATTTTGGGTCCTATAAAAATACATGATGAGGCAAGGAATTATTAA
- a CDS encoding HipA domain-containing protein — protein sequence MSKCLYCYKKLEENQVDFHPKCSKSFFGTSKAPVLPYHLREMEKLAKEAVEQSVTVPGVQPKLSLGWIKDELDKGQSGRLTIMNALDGRYILKPQNANFPQMPENEHLSMKLAALFNIDIVPISLIRLKSGELCFITKRIDRNLNGTKNHMIDFLQILELEDKYKGTMEMLGKEIGELSVNTLYDKLRFFESTVFNFIIGNNDMHLKNYSMFLSEMGWVLSPSYDLLNVKMILPKDKEDIALLLGGKKSNFKRGYFDRLGFALALNEKQIDGVYKRLKKWLPKAIELIDNSFLNEKRKMAYKILITERVKIFS from the coding sequence ATGTCTAAATGCTTGTATTGTTATAAAAAACTTGAAGAAAATCAAGTAGATTTTCATCCAAAATGTTCTAAATCTTTTTTTGGCACAAGTAAAGCTCCAGTTTTGCCTTATCATTTAAGGGAAATGGAAAAACTAGCTAAGGAGGCTGTAGAACAATCGGTAACTGTTCCCGGTGTTCAGCCCAAACTGTCTTTGGGTTGGATAAAGGATGAATTAGATAAAGGTCAATCTGGTAGATTAACTATAATGAATGCTTTAGATGGGAGGTACATTTTAAAACCTCAAAATGCTAACTTCCCTCAAATGCCCGAAAATGAGCATCTTTCTATGAAATTAGCAGCCTTGTTTAATATTGATATTGTACCCATTAGTTTGATTCGCTTAAAATCGGGAGAACTTTGCTTTATTACTAAACGAATAGATAGAAATTTGAATGGCACAAAAAATCACATGATTGATTTTCTGCAAATTCTTGAATTGGAAGATAAGTATAAGGGAACAATGGAAATGTTGGGGAAAGAAATTGGAGAGCTATCGGTAAACACTTTATACGATAAGTTGCGATTTTTTGAATCTACTGTTTTTAATTTCATTATTGGCAACAATGACATGCATTTAAAAAATTATTCTATGTTTTTATCTGAAATGGGGTGGGTTCTTTCTCCTTCCTATGATTTACTAAATGTTAAAATGATACTACCTAAAGATAAGGAAGACATAGCTCTACTGCTTGGAGGTAAAAAGAGTAACTTTAAAAGGGGATATTTTGATAGGCTTGGGTTCGCTTTAGCATTAAACGAAAAACAAATTGACGGAGTTTATAAGCGACTTAAAAAATGGTTACCAAAGGCAATTGAGCTTATTGACAACTCTTTTTTAAATGAAAAAAGAAAAATGGCATACAAAATACTAATAACAGAAAGAGTTAAGATTTTTAGTTAA
- a CDS encoding GntR family transcriptional regulator, translating to MEIGKYHTLKVLRETSVGYFLGNEVGEDVLLPNKFVPNDLKIDDEITVFIYLDSDERITATTQTPEIIIDSFAFLEVGSVNKVGAFLNWGIDKQLFVPFQEQKSKMQEGEYHLVYMYLDEKTKRLTASSKWDKFIKKDAKETLKEQEEVSVLVLGESPLGYNCIVNNAYKGLAYFNENFKEVSTGMQTKAYIKQVREDGKIDLLFEPPGVASLEKHAETILKILRKNGGFLPYHDKSDAEEVRQNLQMSKKAYKKAIGNLYKNKFITIEKNGVKLVD from the coding sequence ATGGAAATAGGTAAATACCACACATTAAAAGTACTTAGAGAAACAAGCGTAGGCTATTTTTTAGGTAATGAAGTAGGAGAAGATGTTTTGCTGCCCAATAAATTTGTACCAAATGATCTAAAAATTGATGATGAAATAACTGTATTTATCTATTTAGACAGCGATGAGCGTATAACTGCCACTACTCAAACTCCCGAAATAATTATAGATAGTTTTGCTTTTTTAGAGGTGGGAAGCGTAAACAAAGTTGGTGCATTTTTAAATTGGGGCATAGACAAGCAATTGTTTGTACCTTTTCAAGAACAAAAATCTAAAATGCAGGAAGGCGAATACCATTTGGTTTATATGTATTTAGATGAAAAAACTAAAAGATTGACAGCCAGCTCAAAATGGGATAAGTTTATTAAAAAAGATGCTAAAGAAACTTTAAAAGAACAAGAAGAAGTGAGTGTTTTGGTGTTGGGCGAATCTCCTTTGGGATATAATTGTATAGTAAACAATGCCTACAAAGGCTTAGCTTATTTTAATGAAAATTTTAAAGAAGTAAGCACCGGAATGCAAACAAAAGCTTACATAAAGCAAGTGCGTGAAGATGGAAAAATAGACTTACTTTTTGAACCGCCAGGAGTAGCTTCTTTAGAAAAACATGCCGAAACTATACTTAAAATATTAAGAAAAAATGGTGGTTTTTTGCCTTATCACGATAAAAGTGATGCGGAAGAGGTAAGGCAAAATCTGCAAATGAGTAAAAAAGCCTACAAAAAAGCAATAGGGAATTTATATAAAAACAAATTCATTACCATAGAGAAAAATGGAGTGAAATTGGTAGATTAA